In Thalassotalea fonticola, a single genomic region encodes these proteins:
- a CDS encoding alpha/beta hydrolase family protein yields the protein MIIKAKLNTCFILFCSVLLFTLPSQANQWGKLFDYGQYQNAKISPDGKHLAVSVLSKNKQSLVFFEMKTFTIVGGAKFSGKYEVGDYQWVNNERVVINMVKRRGWLEKPVFYGELYAVNYDGSRGEMIYGYQSGEMQTGSAIKKKKSTMGWADIIDILPEDEKHILISSTPMSKTGERTPSVFKLNIYSGVTRKKLATSPVPFARFLTDTSGKLRAVVGTDKNDQEKLYIRNEDEWHLIDSDIVGTNINPLAISASGKYLYSLDNHQQDLRGVFKLDLEDYSYKNFFTDQEVNITSVEMTTDGRSVYAVKLDDGYPSYVILNSKLEEAKVYKDLIKSFPYSEISITSKTKDGNFYVVYVSSDVDPGQIFLFDKKQNKLMFLFKYKPEIKTSEFVQVEPIEFKAADGQKIDGYFTQGKATTKDKIAPVVVLVHGGPHGVRDYWNFSSQVQYLALNGYSVLQINYRGSGGYGHDFESAGHQAWGSITQQDIHDGYQWLVKQNKAIANNVCIMGASFGAYSAIQSTTLYPDTYKCAIANAGIYDLELMFDKGDIQERRSGLSYLNQVLGSDQQQLKSMSPVNYVDRIDVPLLLAHGKEDERAPLEHAERLREALDKANKPYEWFILDKEGHGFFNPENQKAYMKKVVSFLDKHLI from the coding sequence ATGATTATTAAAGCGAAACTAAATACCTGTTTTATACTCTTTTGTAGCGTGTTACTTTTCACGTTACCAAGCCAAGCAAATCAATGGGGTAAACTTTTTGATTATGGTCAATATCAAAATGCAAAAATTTCTCCCGATGGAAAACACTTAGCAGTATCAGTACTCAGCAAAAATAAACAATCATTAGTATTTTTTGAAATGAAAACGTTCACTATCGTGGGAGGAGCAAAATTTTCAGGAAAATATGAGGTTGGAGATTACCAATGGGTTAACAATGAACGGGTTGTAATTAATATGGTGAAACGTAGAGGTTGGCTTGAAAAACCTGTTTTCTATGGTGAGTTATATGCCGTTAATTATGACGGTTCAAGAGGCGAGATGATTTATGGCTATCAATCAGGAGAGATGCAAACGGGTTCAGCAATAAAAAAGAAGAAAAGCACAATGGGCTGGGCTGACATCATTGATATTTTACCTGAAGATGAAAAACACATTTTAATTAGCTCTACTCCTATGAGTAAAACTGGTGAACGCACACCTTCGGTATTCAAGCTTAATATTTATTCAGGAGTAACAAGAAAAAAATTAGCAACCTCTCCGGTACCATTCGCTAGGTTTTTGACAGATACTTCAGGGAAGTTACGAGCTGTTGTAGGTACCGATAAAAATGATCAGGAAAAACTATACATTAGAAATGAAGATGAGTGGCACCTAATCGACAGCGATATAGTCGGTACCAATATAAACCCACTAGCGATAAGTGCATCAGGTAAATATTTGTATAGTCTCGATAATCATCAGCAAGATTTGAGGGGTGTCTTTAAACTTGATTTGGAAGATTATTCATATAAAAACTTTTTCACCGATCAGGAAGTCAATATTACAAGCGTTGAGATGACCACAGATGGTCGCTCGGTGTATGCGGTTAAGCTCGATGATGGTTACCCTTCCTATGTAATATTAAATAGTAAACTTGAAGAAGCAAAAGTCTATAAAGACTTAATCAAATCTTTTCCGTACAGCGAAATCAGCATAACCAGTAAGACTAAAGATGGTAACTTTTATGTGGTTTATGTTTCATCTGACGTTGACCCTGGCCAAATCTTTCTATTTGATAAAAAACAGAATAAATTAATGTTTTTATTTAAATATAAACCAGAGATAAAAACGTCCGAGTTTGTTCAAGTTGAACCAATAGAATTCAAAGCCGCAGACGGCCAAAAAATCGATGGTTATTTCACCCAAGGTAAAGCCACAACAAAAGACAAAATAGCGCCAGTCGTCGTATTAGTACATGGTGGACCTCATGGTGTTCGTGATTACTGGAATTTCTCAAGTCAAGTTCAATACCTGGCGCTCAATGGTTATTCCGTTTTGCAAATTAACTATCGCGGTTCAGGTGGTTATGGCCATGACTTTGAAAGTGCAGGACATCAAGCTTGGGGAAGTATTACACAGCAAGATATTCATGATGGCTATCAATGGCTAGTTAAACAAAATAAAGCGATTGCCAACAATGTATGCATTATGGGGGCTAGCTTTGGCGCTTATTCAGCAATTCAAAGTACGACGTTATATCCTGACACATATAAATGTGCAATTGCTAATGCTGGCATTTATGATTTAGAACTGATGTTTGATAAAGGAGACATACAAGAACGTCGCTCTGGTTTGAGCTATTTAAACCAGGTTTTAGGTTCTGATCAGCAACAACTTAAAAGCATGTCACCAGTAAATTATGTCGACAGAATTGATGTACCTTTATTGTTGGCTCATGGCAAAGAAGATGAAAGAGCTCCTTTAGAGCATGCTGAGCGCTTAAGAGAAGCTTTAGACAAGGCTAATAAACCCTATGAATGGTTTATTCTAGATAAAGAAGGGCATGGTTTCTTCAACCCTGAAAACCAAAAAGCTTATATGAAAAAGGTTGTTAGCTTTTTAGATAAGCACTTAATTTAG
- a CDS encoding peptidase U32 family protein: MNPKIELLAPGGDVDAIKAAIIAGADAVYCGLDMFNARNRASNIYFDELVGLIRLAHQYQCQIFLTLNIVILEREFKSLAKLLSKLVNTSLDGVIVQDIGMFYILKKHFPTLDIHASTQMTTHNIGQIAFLKKLGASRVNLSRELNLREITTMATAGREHDVLTEVFVHGSLCVAFSGLCYSTSASVGNSGNRGRCSQACREEYETTPAGNNFPLNIKDNSAFFDLPALIDAGVHSFKIEGRIKGASYVHTVVDSFRKQIDGIIETGELTQDGERLYKVFNRDLTNAFLRGDLNQSMFIENPRDNSKNYAIDASNAISVVQIQEVEQSLNKEKDQISATVFDKIKYLNIDKILLSLVFSGEVGQPLTVTVTTDQSAMLSLSDERTKNTFVVSSEALLRQSEQAGIEQATIEKRFKSLGNAEFDLIALNIEDLASNVSVPFKALTALKNEIYSLLHNQKAIPEVQLPKLARHAKAKITSTVAKASDEQEKRAKLSILICDEADLALADVTDADIYFKLPDAYKRGCTKYVTFLQQNPRLIPWFPAVLIGKDYDVALNILEQVKPELIVTNNTGIAYRAYELGIKWIAGPFLNTTNSYVLLAMQEEFDCSGAFISNEINKQQIQTIARPNNFKMMYSIYHPILLMASRQCFFQQSVGCEKPRIDNGCMLSCDKSTSITNLKGASFAIDKQKAGYPSIYNQDQFLNPEIIDDLADLFDGFMIDLTNIGAGDKESPDKPQLIKQFEQLLSGDSCGNLPAKETLKSMVPEFTNIQYYNGL, from the coding sequence ATGAATCCTAAAATTGAATTATTAGCACCCGGTGGCGATGTTGACGCCATTAAAGCAGCCATTATTGCCGGAGCTGATGCCGTATATTGTGGTTTAGATATGTTTAATGCTCGTAACCGTGCGTCTAATATATATTTTGATGAACTTGTCGGCTTAATTCGTTTAGCACATCAGTATCAATGCCAAATATTCTTAACACTTAATATTGTTATTTTAGAACGCGAATTTAAATCGCTAGCTAAATTATTAAGCAAGCTAGTAAATACCTCTCTCGACGGTGTTATTGTGCAAGATATAGGTATGTTTTACATTCTTAAAAAACATTTCCCTACATTAGATATTCATGCATCTACGCAAATGACCACCCATAATATTGGCCAAATAGCATTCTTAAAAAAATTAGGTGCATCACGGGTTAATTTATCAAGAGAATTAAATTTACGTGAAATAACCACAATGGCAACCGCGGGTCGCGAGCACGATGTTTTAACTGAAGTATTTGTGCATGGCTCACTTTGTGTGGCATTTTCAGGACTCTGTTATTCAACGTCTGCAAGTGTTGGTAATTCAGGTAACCGAGGTCGTTGCAGTCAAGCGTGTCGTGAAGAATATGAAACCACACCTGCTGGTAATAACTTTCCATTAAATATCAAAGACAACTCAGCATTTTTTGATTTACCAGCGTTAATCGATGCGGGTGTTCATTCGTTCAAAATTGAAGGTCGTATTAAGGGTGCAAGTTATGTGCATACTGTGGTTGATAGTTTTAGAAAACAAATAGATGGCATTATTGAAACCGGTGAATTAACTCAAGATGGTGAGCGCCTATATAAAGTGTTTAATCGTGATTTAACCAATGCCTTTTTGCGTGGTGATTTAAACCAGTCCATGTTTATTGAAAACCCACGTGATAATTCAAAAAATTATGCGATAGACGCCAGCAATGCTATTTCTGTCGTGCAAATTCAAGAAGTAGAACAAAGTCTTAATAAAGAAAAAGATCAAATATCAGCAACAGTGTTCGACAAAATAAAGTATCTTAATATTGATAAAATATTACTAAGTTTAGTGTTTTCTGGTGAAGTAGGGCAACCATTAACGGTTACCGTTACCACTGATCAAAGTGCAATGCTTAGTTTGTCTGATGAACGAACTAAAAACACTTTTGTTGTGAGTTCTGAGGCACTATTAAGACAAAGTGAACAAGCCGGTATTGAGCAAGCGACTATTGAAAAGCGTTTTAAAAGTTTAGGCAACGCAGAGTTTGATTTAATCGCATTGAATATTGAAGACTTAGCTAGCAATGTAAGCGTTCCATTTAAAGCGCTTACGGCTCTTAAAAATGAAATTTATTCATTACTTCATAATCAAAAAGCAATACCAGAAGTTCAACTGCCAAAACTTGCAAGACACGCCAAAGCTAAAATCACAAGCACAGTTGCGAAAGCATCGGACGAACAAGAAAAACGTGCAAAACTCTCCATTCTCATTTGTGATGAAGCCGACTTAGCGTTAGCTGATGTTACTGATGCTGATATTTACTTTAAATTACCTGACGCATATAAACGCGGTTGTACAAAGTATGTTACCTTTTTACAACAAAACCCTCGTTTGATTCCCTGGTTCCCAGCGGTATTAATTGGTAAAGATTATGATGTTGCGCTAAATATTTTAGAACAAGTTAAGCCTGAACTTATCGTTACCAATAACACCGGAATCGCGTATCGAGCTTATGAGTTAGGCATTAAGTGGATTGCTGGTCCATTTTTAAATACAACAAATTCTTATGTACTTTTAGCGATGCAAGAGGAGTTCGATTGTAGCGGCGCGTTTATTTCGAATGAAATTAATAAACAGCAAATTCAAACCATTGCTCGTCCTAATAATTTTAAAATGATGTATAGCATTTATCATCCTATTTTATTGATGGCCAGCAGACAGTGTTTCTTCCAGCAAAGTGTCGGCTGTGAAAAACCAAGAATTGATAATGGCTGTATGTTGTCTTGTGACAAATCAACCAGCATCACAAATCTTAAAGGTGCATCATTTGCCATTGATAAGCAAAAAGCCGGTTACCCAAGTATTTATAATCAAGATCAGTTTTTAAATCCTGAGATCATTGATGATCTTGCCGACTTATTTGACGGCTTTATGATTGATTTAACGAATATCGGTGCAGGTGATAAAGAATCACCAGACAAGCCACAACTGATTAAACAATTTGAACAATTGCTCAGTGGTGACTCCTGCGGAAACTTACCTGCAAAAGAAACACTAAAGTCTATGGTGCCAGAGTTTACCAATATTCAGTATTACAATGGTTTGTAG